From Pseudoalteromonas piratica:
TAAATCAAATTATCAAGCGTTAGCCCTTGGGCAAATTTTCTAAATTTATCACCTTTTTGCGAGCCAATTAAACCGTGTAAATAATGCCAATCTTGATACTCGCGGTTAAGTAAATCGAGCTCGTGTTTTAAATCTTTAAGCTTCTCTTGTCGCGCTACATTTTCATTAATTTGGTTGCTCAGTAACCCCAGTTGTTGGTTGGTTTGGCCAAGGGTTTCATTTAGTTCGTCAAAGGCGCTTTGTAGTTGCTGGCTATTTAGGTTTAGCGCATTAAACTCATGTGTTTGTTGAGCTTTTAACTCATTTTCAACGGTATTTATTTGCTCGCTGTTAAGTGTAAGCGCTGCATCTAATTGGCGTTTAAGCTCGGCTAGTTTATCAAACTCATCTGCTGGTAAACGTGCTTGTTGCGCCGCTTCAATGGTCGCATAAGGGGTTTGCTCCAGAAGTTTTTTTAGTTTGGTTTGCAGCTCATTTAATTGCACATTGGTATCGTTAAGTTGATCTTGTTTTTCGCTTAGCTGACCGTTGAGTTTGGTGAGCGCAGCATGAATTTGTTGGGTGTGTGTTTCGGCGGTTTTTACTTCTGTGTGAAGCGCCTCTAAGTGTGCTTCTGATTGTTGCTTTTCAGTTGCGGTCGATTTATCACCAAACAGCTTGTGGCGTGTGTGTGCTTGCTCTGCAATTTTTTGCTGTGTGGTTTCGTGCTGATTTTTTAATTCTCTTTGTTGCTTTGCAACATCCATTTGCTGTTGTGTTAAATGGTTGCATGCCTGTTGTGCCAGAGCGAGTTGCTGTTGTACCTGTTGGTATTTTTTATGCTGTGTTTTAAGTGTATTTAATTGCTGTTTCTGTTCGTTAAACCAGTTGGCTAAACCACCTTCTTGGCAGGAATATCCCGACGTGTTGATTGTATATACAAGTTCTGAAAGTGCTGATTGGTAAGCCTTTTGCTGCTCATTAAAGCTTGTTAATAGCTTTTGCTCTTTGGCTGTTAGGTTTTGTAATTGCTCAGTCGTGCTATTAAGTTTTTCAGCCAGTAATTGTATTTGATGGTTTAACTCGCGTTCTGCTTGTTGCGCCTCAGTTAACTGAGTATTTATTATTTTAACTTGTTCATGGTTTTGTAACGCAGTTGCAAGTTGCTGCTCAGTTTTTGCAATAAACGTCAGCAAAGCAGTTTCATCGCTAATCGCAATCTGTTCAATCCCCCAAGTTGTAGCGATTGAATCTAGTTGCTGGGTTTTTCTGGTGATTGCAGTATTGAGTGCATCAATTTGTTGGGCGTTGCTACTAAGTGCTGCGGAAAGCTCAATTATGTTTTGTTGTAAGTCACTTATCTCTTGTTTGAGCGTTGCGATATGTGTGTTTTCATCACCTGACGTGTTACCAATCTCAAAATGACTTAAGTCATGCTGAGCACTGCCACAAAGTGGGCAGGGAGTATCTTCTTCTAAATCTTGTCGTAGCAGTGCTAATTGGGCCTCTGCATCTTGTAAGCGAAGTGAGGTATCTAAACTTTGTTGCTGAGCTTTCAGTAGTGCATTTTGTGAAGCAAGCTGCGTTTCCAGTTCAGGTTGGGCACTCTGTAATGTTTTAATTTGCGTTTTATCCGCAAAGATTTCGTTTGTTATTTGTTGCCATTGAGTTTGCTGTTGTTTTGCAGTTTTGGCTTTATCTAGCGCCTGTTTTAGCGATTCAATTGTGTCTTCAGAAACATCAATCTCACTGTTATCACAAAATTCACTTAACTGTGTCTGTAACTGCGTAACTTGTAGCTGATGCTGTTCACGCTCTGTTTGCTCTTTTGCGATACCTGTTTGTTGCTCGCCAATTGCTTGGTTTAAGGTGGTTTTGCTCTCGGCTAACTCGGTTAGCTGGTTTTGTTGCTGCTGCAAAGAATGTGCGTTTAGTTGCAGTTTTGCGTGCTCATCAAGCCACTCTGAAAGCTGGTGTTCAAATTGCTCTATATCGATGGTTTGATCAAAGCTTGCGGCAAGTTGCTGCTTTTCAGCTTCAAGGTTATGAATGTTGCTTTCACTTTGTTGTAGCGCTTCAATCAATTCTTTTTCTTGTATATACAAGTTTTCCAGCCGCTGATTTAACTCGCTTAATTTGCTTTTGCTATGCGCAAGTTGGTTATCAAGTGGCGTTACTTGATTATCAATAAGCTCAAATAACTCTTTTTGCGCTTGCTTGGCAGTATCGAATTTAGTGGCTAATGAGTGAGTTAACTCAACTACCTTTGCTTGCTCGTTTACGAGAGTGTTTGCTTGTTGTTGATAACTTTCAATACTGGCAATTTGGTTTTGTTTGGCGTTGTTTAACAATGCGAGTCTATCTAAATCAACTGCGAGCTTTTGTGCGGGCATGGCAGTTTCAAGGCGTGTTAGTTCTGGCTGTTTTTCAGCAAGTTCATTTTCAAGCTGAATTTTTTGCTGTTGCAGTTTTTCTAAACGCTGTTGGTTTTGTGTGACTTGGTTATGCCAATCGCGTTTTGCTTGCAGGCTTGTAAGCTCGCTTTTTAAATTAGTTTGTTGTGTTTGCAGCTCACTAAATTGCTGGTTTATTTCATTTATGCGCTCTTCAGGTAACAGTTCGAGCGACTCTGTTTTAGCGTTTAGTACATTAAGTGCATCGCGTGCATCACCAAAGCGTTGGTGTACTAATTGCGAAATTTGCCCATAAATTTCTGTACCGGTGAGTTCTTCTAGTAATTCGGCGCGGTCGGCTTCTTTGGCTTGTAAGAATGCGGCGAACTGCCCCTGCGATAACATCATGGATTTTGTGAAGCGGGCAAAGTTAAGACCTGTGAGTGACTCTATTAGCTGATCTTTCTTTTTAATTTGCGCGGCAATGGGTTTGTTGCTCGCCACTTCAACAAGCTCTACTTCTGCTGGTTGTAAATTACCATCTGGCTTATTACGGGCACGGCGCATTGACCAAAAGGCACGATACACACCTTGATTTACGGCAAATTCAACTTCAGCTAAACAGTGACTGGTGCCACGGGTCATTATTTCATTATTACTTGCGCTGATTGCACCAAGCCTTGGCGTGCTGTTATAAAGCGCTAAGCAAATGGCATCTAAAATGGTGGTTTTACCGGCGCCGGTTGGCCCAGTGATAGCAAAAATACCGCTTTCGGCAAATGGCGCTTTATTAAAGTCGATTTTCCATTCGCCTTTTAACGAGTTTAAATTGGCAAAACGCAGTGACAATATTTTCATGACTGCGCTCCTTTTGCCGTATTCAGCAGTGAAATAAAGTGCTGGGTTAGACGCTCTTTACGGGCAAGTTCGTCATCTGTTGTAAATTCTTCAAGTGCAATACGTTTCTCAAAAACCTCTAAAGGGGTTATTTCAGACAGGTTTTCTTGCTTTTGTTGGCTAAGTTTAGCTACATGTTTACGCGCACGTTTTAGTTGTAATACTTCAACAGGCAAGTCTTTGGTGAGATCTAACACGGTATTTTGCAGGTCGCTAATATAGTCGTCGGTGGTAACTTCAATGCTCAGCCAGGTCGTTTCAGTTTGCTCTGCAAATACAGTTAATGCGTTTTTAATTTCGGCGAGGTTGCCTTTTATGGTTTGCATTGCTTGAAAGCGCGGGATTTCAAGTTGGCTTATTTGCGACACATTTTGCCCGTTAAATTCAACCAAGTTGACCGATTTTGTGTGTTTTAATTCATCAAAACTAAGGGCGATTGGCGAGCCGCTATAAAACACATTACCTTCTTTACCAACTTTTTGAGCGCCATGAATATGACCAAGGGCGATGTAATTGGCGTTTGGCAGTTGATGGGCATTTATACCTGACAGATGGCCGATATAAATATCGCGCACTGACTCTGAGCTAGATGCGCCTACCGCAGTTAAATGGCCCGTCATAATAATCGGTATATCTTGATCTGCTTTTAATGTTTGCGCGGCTTGAAAGGTGTTTTCAAAGTGCTCGTAAATGCCTTTGGCAAGGTTGTCTTGTTTTTCTTTTATGCTTTCGTCGGCGCGGCTGGTGACAATGTCTTTACTGCGTAAAAACGGAATGGCACAAACGTAGCCTAATGTTTTTTCCGCTTTAGAGATAGCGACGATTTGCTCTGCGACATCTTCACTTGCTTGCGATACCACATGGCAGTTAAGCGCTTTTACTAAGCTTTTAATCTCGTTAAGGGTAGCAACTGAATCGTGATTACCTGCGGTAACAATCAACTGACAATTTGCTGCTTGCATTGCCAAAATAAGCTCGCTGTAGAGGCTGCGCGCATAACTTGGCGGCGTGCCTGTATCAAAAATATCTCCTGCGATAATCACCGCATCTACTTGCTGCGTTTTAACTTGCTCAGCTAGCCATTTGATTAATAAATGGTGCTCTTTTTGCCGAGACTGATTAAAAAAGCTCTGGCCAAGATGCCAGTCAGATGTGTGAATAATGCGCATAAGAGTTCTTGATAGCAAAAAACTCACTTTATCACTTTTTAATAAAACCCATAAAGGGCAAGGAGCTACATAAAGCATAATTTTTTAACCGCTGCTTTTAGCACATAACATGTTGTTACAGTGCGTTAATTTATCCGTTAGATCTTCGCTTAATGGATGGTTATAATGCGTTTTTTATTTTGCTAACCAGTAAGAGAAATTCAGTATGTTCACGGCCATGCAAAGCCAATTTCAACGAATCGACGACAGTAAAGCGTTTCAAGCCTTTGTTATTTTTGTCATTGTGGTATCAGCGCTTAGTGTTGGTGCGCATACTTACGCCTTGCCTGTGTGGATGGAAAATCTCTTATTGCTGTTAGATAAAGGCATTACAGTATTTTTTGCGGTAGAAATTGCAATTCGTTTTATTGCTTCAAAAGGGCCTAAAGCTTTTTTCTCTAAAGGCTGGAACATTTTCGACACTATAATTGTAATAGGTAGCTTGTTACCGGTTGCGGGTTCAACGGTGTTTATTGCGCGTTTACTGCGTATTTTCCGTGTGCTGCGTTTGGTTTCTATGGTGCCTGAGCTACGTATGCTGGTGAATGCGCTGATTAAAGCAATTCCGCGAATGGGTTACATCGCACTACTAATGTTTGTAATTTTCTACATTTATGCCGCTGTTGGTAGCATGATGTTCAGTGAAATTAACCCAACCCTTTGGCGCGATGTCTCGATTTCAATGCTGACGCTGTTCCGTGTGGCAACCTTTGAAGATTGGACAGATGTAATGTACGAAACCATGGCGGTGCACCCGCTAAGTTGGATTTACTATTTGTCGTTTATCTTTTTAACTGCGTTTATTTTCTTAAATATGATGGTGGGTGTGGTGCTTGAAGTGATGACGCAAGAGCACGATAATTTTGTAAAAGAAAATACTGACGAATTAGATGAACCTGCCACCAAAGGTGAAGTGCTTGAGTTAAAAGCGCAAATTGTTGAGCTAAATAAATTACTCAGCGAACGGCTGAAGTAACCGTTATACGCGACTTGCGCATCTCGCTAACCTCGTCAACACTTATAGATAGTTGGGTGGTTAGGCGGGTGTGCAATGCAAAACAAGCAAAAACGTATTTTAACGATACTTTATTTTGTTTGCGGAATTACAGCATGTGCGTTGGCTTATTGGTTGTTTGGTGAGTTAGTTGGCGTAATTGTCAGTATCGCCGTGATCCTGTTTTTTTTAATATTTGTTTTTCTTCAATCTCCCTCTTTGTCACTTTCAAAACCATCACTTAAATTATTAGCCAAACCTGAACAACAACCTCTCTCAGTGCTGACAAATAATGCTTATCATGTTTTTGCGTTGTTGTGTGGTGGAGTTAATATTGATGAGGTTACATTAAAAAAAGCGCTCGAACGCACTTTTTTAAGCAAGCAAGTTTCTTGTAAACAGCTTAAAGCGGGGCGTTTAAGTGTGACCATTCTCTGTCCACAAATTTGCGATGAAATTGAATTTAATAAACGATTTTCTGAAGTGCTTAAAACGCATATTAATGAGTGTGAGTTTGGTGCCTGTTTGTATCGCGAGCCTTGCCAGCAGCTAAATGTATATCAATTAGCAGAGCTCGCTTTAGCTATTGCGAAAACTAAACAGCAAAGCAAATCCCATGTGTTAAAGCTTAATCAGACCAATTTAGCATTATTGCAGTACTCATTGCCTGAAATGATAAATGATATTCTTAATCGTCAATTTTTGTTGTTATTTGAGCCTGTGTTTAGCGTACATGGCGAAGCGTTATTATTTCATCATGTGGGCATCACGATTCGACATCAAAAAGTGGGACTGTGCGATGCTAAGCAGTTTTTACTCGGCTGCCTCGATAGTGATAAGTTGTTGGCATTAGATGAGCACTTACTAAAACAGTTAATTAAAACTTTGGCGCAAGACAGTAGTAACGACCCTGTATTGCTGAGTATTGACGCAGCTTCTTGGCGAAGTGCTGGCGCGATTGAAAAATTGATATCCATGGTGGAAAAGGCTGGTTTTAGTCAAATTATCCGTTTTGCTATTTCAGAAAGCGTGTTAGTAAATGACTATCATCACATTGATGCGCAATTGTATCGGGTGCAAAAACAAGGTATTGGTATTGTCGCTGAGTGCTGTCATGGTGCTTTGATCAACCTTAAAAGCAATGTGTCATTTTTATCAGGTGCGTATATTGATGAAGATGTTTTTCAGTTACCAGAAGTGCAACAAAGAGCTCTTTTCAATGCGATTTCTGGTTTTGCAGAATCACAGCATTTACAACTTTTTGCTGCTGGCATTGATGCCGCAAACCAGCTTGCAGTTTTAGTTGAATTCCAGTTTGTTGGCGCGAGTGGAAACTTTTTTCATCAAGGGGAGCACAATATTGCTTTAGGGTTAAATTAGGTTGCGATATCTTAACCCGTTAAGTCCTTGTAAGCCGCCGGTATGAATTGCCAATAGTTTACTTCCAGCTGGAAATCTTCTTTGTTTTATTAGGTTAAAAAGCGTAAATAGAAGCTTACCAGTGTAAATAGGTTCAAGGGGCAGTTGGTGACGTAAATTTTGACAGAACTGCCAAAGTTCAGCGTTAAACTTTCCATATCCGCCGTAATGATACTCCGTGAGCAATTGCCAATTAGTTTGATGCTGCGCTTTTGGACTTAACTGTTTTACCGTTTCATTTAAATAGTCAGCTTGTTTAAGTACGGCAACGCCGCGTATCTTGGTTTTTTCGGGTAAACCTTCAACCAGTCCAGCTAAGGTGCCAGCGCTTCCTGTTGCACACCATACTTCATCCACATCAGGTAAACTGTGTGCTAATTCAATCATGCCTTTTATTGCGAGCTGATTACTACCGCCTTCGGGGATGATTAAGCTATCAGGTTTGTTATTTTGTAACTCGGTTAAATAATCAAGATCATTTCGCCTGCGATAAGTAAGTCGACTTACAGGCGTTAATTTTACGCCGCACGCCGCTGCGAATTTTAAACAGGGATTATTAGCATCGAGCTGTGGCCCACGCACAATTACTTCGCTATTAAAATTAAATAAACGAGATGCCCCAGCAAGTGCATATAGGTGATTTGAGAAAGGACCTGAAAAGCTAATTAACTTGTTTATATTTTGTTGCTTTGCAAATATAAGATTATGCTTAAGCTTTCGCCATTTGTTGCCGCTAATAAGAGGGTGGGTTAAGTCATCACGTTTAACAAATAAATTGACGTTATTTTCAACTAATATTGGATGGATGATTTTTTGAATCGGTGTTTCGTCAATATTTAGTTGTAAATCAATGCTCAAAGTACGAAACTCCTTGCTTAGGTTAGTTTGCTTGCTACACTAAGAACAATAGTGCGTTTGTTAGATAACATATTAAATAATAACAAATATGAAGAAATTATTAGCACGTTTTCCATGGCTCAACAGTAAAAATAAAGACTCGCTTTTAGTTGGTATTTACATTGCGAGCGATAAAGTTGTGTCTGTTGTTTTGCACCGTGTTGATAATGCGTGGGAAATTGACGCGACAACCATTGAGCCATTTCAGCAGGAAAGTGAAAAACTCCCCGCGCTCACTAAGGCTCTGGCAACCTTACCTTCTGATGCTGCTGTATGCTTGGTTATCCCTGAAAATACCTATCAATGGGTGCAGCTAGACAAACCCAACTTACCTGAGCAGGAAATTATTACTTCTCTGCCGTGGACTGTGAAAGAGCTAGTCAGCCTCGAGCCGACAGACATTATTGCAGATTATTATGATTTGTCTTTGAAGCAAGGCGGTGTCGAAAAAATTAATGTTGCTGTAACAAGTAGAACACTATTTAGCCCTTTGCTAAAAACCTTTCACGACTCAAGCGTGCAATTATCTACTGTGACCACAAGTGAAATGATCCTATGTGACATGGTTGAGCATGATGATGGCGCGCATATGTTGGTGTCTCAACAGTTTAATAGCGAACCAAGCTTACATATTATTCGCAATGGTGAATTATTATTGTCCCGTAAGTTAAGAGGACTAATGGGGTTAGCACAACAACCACTTAATCAATTAAAGTTAGGCTTGCTGGATGCGTTTGGCCTAGAACTGCAGCGCTCTTTAGATTATTTTGAGAGTCAATTAAAACAGCCGCCAATTAAAAGCTTACAACTGGCGATACCTAATTTAGAGTTACATGGTTTAGCACAAGAGCTTAGCCAGTTTTTCCCGGCAAAAGTAATACCTTTTAATCCTATTTTGCCATTATGTCAGCAACAAAATATTGAAATGCAATTTGCCATTGCGGCAGCGCTGTCGTTAGATTCGCGAGGCAAAGATGAAAACACGCATTAATTTATACCTTGATGAGTTAAAACCAAAGCGAGAATTTCTAACGCTTGCAAATGTTGCATTGTGTTGGGCTGCGCTAACAACATTGTTAGTTTTAGTGATTGGTGTTTTTAACCATTTGGATAAAAGCAGCAAAGAGCAAATGCTGGTATTACAATCACAATTAGACCAACGTAAAGCTGAACTTGCCAAAGCGCAAAAAGCGTTAGAAATTAAGCAAGACAAGTCACCGCATCTGAGTCGAATTGAGAAGAAGAAAAGCGAAATCGAGGAAAAGCAACGCTTATTGGATTTTATGCTGACCAAAACAGAGCAAGCTAAATTTGATTATGCGCAAGTGATGACCGATTTAGCAGCGAATACACATAGCGAGGTGTGGCTCAACGAGTTTCGCTTTGTTGGTGAAGAAATTACCTTAGTGGGTGCGGCTAACCACGGTGCTGCGATCCCTGAGTGGTTAAATGGGTTAAAAAATTCAGATTACTTTAGTGCAAAGGCATTTTCATTACTGCAGTTTGAAAAACAAGAACAAGGTGTCGAGTTTCAGGTTGCGACTAAATTAGAACATTTAGGAGGCAACGATGAAAGATAATTGGCAGTTGTGGTCTGAAAAATTTGCTGCAATGGCGCAGCGCGAAAAATTAATGATTTTAGTTGTTGGCTTATTTCTACTAGCTTATTTAACTATTTGGTTTGTTATTTCACCATTGCAAACGAGCTACTCAAATAATAAAACGCGTATTACTAATTTAACGCGTCAGCAAGGCAATACTAATCAACAACTGGTTATGATTAACGAAGCGTTAAAAAGAGATTATCGTTCTGAGTTAGTGGCTGTTGAGCAGCAGATCGATCAGCAAATGGATGAAATCAACACGCATTTAGCGAAATTTAGTCTCAGTTACATCTCGCCCGAAAAAATGGCGTTAGTTTTGCAACAATTATTGAGAAAACACAAAGAATTAACCTTATCACAATTTAAAATAAACTCTGTGCAGCCAATTTTTGCTGAACGCACAGTTTCTGTTTCAGATGAAGGTGATAGTGAACGCGATAATCAGCAAAAAGAAATAGCGTTTTATCAACACACCATGCGTTTACAAATTGAGGGCAGTTACTTTTCTTTACTCAGTTACCTAGAGCAAATAAAACAGATCAAAGAAAAGTTGTTTATTCAAGAATTTGATTATCGTGTGGATGAATACCCTACCGGTAAATTAACATTAACCATTGCTACTGTAAGTGCGAATGATAAATTTATTGCGTTATAACATTGTTTTACTGAGTTTTATTTTGAGTTTTTCTGCGCTTGCGCAAAACTTACAAGATCCCACTCGACCAAAAATAACAACTGAAACGAGAGGCGCGCCAGTCAATAGTGAATCCAATCAAGAGCAATTGGTTTTACAATCTGTATTTATTAAAGGCTCAGGGTACTTGGGTGTAATAAGCGGCGAATTGGTTAAGGTCGGTGACGAGGTGCAAGGTTACAAAGTAAAAAAAATAACGCCTAATTCAGTCACGCTTGAGCAAGGCCAAACGAATAAAAAATTGAGACTATATCAGCATGAAATTAAAAAATAATTTACTCAAAACTTGGCTGACTATTTCAGCATTACTGGTCTCTGGCTGTCAGTTAACTTCTGAGCAAGCGTTAAAGCCACATATTCAAAACGAACTCGATGCTAAGCCAGGCGCAATAAGTGAACAACAACCTGAGCAAGTGGCTGCACCTATTGATTTTGAACAAGAGTTACTAGCGTCTGTTGGCGCTAATTTAGCATTGCCAAAAGAATTTGAAATGACGCGGTTTGATGTTAATGCCAATAAAGTCTCTGTAAATGACTTTTTTGTTGGACTTGTTGCGGATACGCCATACAGTGTTGCGTTACACCCAGAAGTGTCAGGTGAAATCTCCTTAACGCTGAAAGATGTCACTATGGATGAAGTGACAAAAATTGTTTCTCGTTTATACGGTATTGATGTATTTCGTGAAGGCAAGGTGGTGCAAGTACTCCCTGCCAAAATGCGAACAGAATCGATCCCTGTAAATTATTTGATGATGAAACGCAGTGGTATGTCTAATGTGAGTGTTATGGCTGGTGGCGTGAGTCAATATGATGAAGGCGGTGGTTCAGGCGGTAATGGTAACTCAGGCGGCAATAACTTCGGTAACAACCAAAATGCAGGCGGTAATAATGCGTTTGGTGGTAGTTCAAATATGCAAATGAATGGCGCGAGCATTCAAACTAGCAGTGAAACCGACTTTTGGAAAGATTTAAAGGTTGCTCTTGAGTCACTTGTAGGTGTTGGTAATGGCCGTTTTATTATTGTTAGTCCACAAGCAAGCCTTGTTACCGTGAATGCTTTACCGAGTGAAATCGCCTCGCTGAAAGAGTTTTTAAAAGCCAGTGAAGAAAGTTTACAAAGGCAAGTTGTACTTGAAGCTAAAATTATTGAGGTAACACTCAAAGATGAATACCAGCAAGGTGTAAATTGGAGTGAAGTTCTTGGCCATATTGGCAGTACAGATCTCACTTTCTCAACGACTGCAGCTGGTCAAATTGGTAACACAATTTCTTCGCAATTGGGTGGTATTACAAATTTAGTATTTAAAAATGCCGATTTTAGCGGTGTGATTAGCTTGCTTGAAACGCAAGGTGATGTACAGATGCTTTCAAATCCAAGAGTGACAGCAACAAACAATCAAAAAGCTGTGATTAAAGTAGGTGAGGATGAGTACTTTGTCACGGAAGTATCAAGTACTACAGTTACTGGTAATGCGACTACTACCTCACCTGAAATTGAATTAACGCCTTTTTTCTCAGGTATAGCACTCGATGTTACGCCGCAAATTGATGAGTTTGGTTCGGTAATTTTACATGTTCACCCATCAGTAACCGAAACTGAAGAACAAAATAAGGTAGTAACACTAAATAACCAAGATTACGTATTGCCGTTAGCACAAAGTAATATCCGCGAATCAGATACGGTTATTCGCGCAGGAAGTGGTGAAATAGTGATTATTGGTGGCTTGATGCAAACCTTAACGACCGATCAAGAATCAAAAACCCCGTTACTGGGGGATGTGCCTGTGCTGGGTAATTTATTCAAAAGCGTTCGTCGTGTTCAAAGCAAAAAAGAGTTAGTTATTTTAATTCGCCCTACTGTTGTCATGGCTGATACTTGGCAGCAACAACAACAGCGAAGTCTTAAGTTATTAAACTCTTGGTATGGTAAATAATGTATTTGTCGCACTTTGGGCTCACTGAATTACCATTTTCGCTAACACCGAATACACAATTTTATTGTGCGCTAGCACCTCATAATGAGGCAATGGAAGTGCTAGTAACGGCGCTTAATATGGGTGAAGGCTTTATCAAAGTGACTGGAGAAGTTGGTACAGGCAAAACCTTGTTGTGCCGTAAATTACTCAACAGCTTTGATGACTCAACCATTGTTGCTTATATTGCGAACTCGTATTTAAGTCCCGACGAATTGCGTTATGCCATTGCAAATGAATTACAAATTGACGTTGCAAATGATCTTGATCAGCAGTCACTTAGTCAAAAAATTCAGGACAAATTGTTAGAACTAAATCATCAAGGTAAGCGGGTTGTGCTGATCATTGATGAAGCACAATGCCTAAGTTGGGATGCCCTTGAAGCTGTTAGGTTGTTTACTAATCTCGAAACTGAAACGCGAAAGCTGGTTCAAGTCGTGTTATTTGGTCAACCTGAATTGGATACTCGTTTGGCCAATCAAAAAGTGCGTCAGTTAAGGCAACGTATCAGTTTTTCATATTCACTGCGTGCAATGACCAATGCTGAGGTTGTTTATTATATTCGACACCGTTTAGAGGTTGCGGGGGCGGCACATGCTTCCATGTTATTTTCTAACAAGGTGTGTTTATTAATTGCTAAAGC
This genomic window contains:
- a CDS encoding PilN domain-containing protein; its protein translation is MKTRINLYLDELKPKREFLTLANVALCWAALTTLLVLVIGVFNHLDKSSKEQMLVLQSQLDQRKAELAKAQKALEIKQDKSPHLSRIEKKKSEIEEKQRLLDFMLTKTEQAKFDYAQVMTDLAANTHSEVWLNEFRFVGEEITLVGAANHGAAIPEWLNGLKNSDYFSAKAFSLLQFEKQEQGVEFQVATKLEHLGGNDER
- a CDS encoding 1-aminocyclopropane-1-carboxylate deaminase/D-cysteine desulfhydrase; translation: MSIDLQLNIDETPIQKIIHPILVENNVNLFVKRDDLTHPLISGNKWRKLKHNLIFAKQQNINKLISFSGPFSNHLYALAGASRLFNFNSEVIVRGPQLDANNPCLKFAAACGVKLTPVSRLTYRRRNDLDYLTELQNNKPDSLIIPEGGSNQLAIKGMIELAHSLPDVDEVWCATGSAGTLAGLVEGLPEKTKIRGVAVLKQADYLNETVKQLSPKAQHQTNWQLLTEYHYGGYGKFNAELWQFCQNLRHQLPLEPIYTGKLLFTLFNLIKQRRFPAGSKLLAIHTGGLQGLNGLRYRNLI
- a CDS encoding AAA family ATPase; the encoded protein is MKILSLRFANLNSLKGEWKIDFNKAPFAESGIFAITGPTGAGKTTILDAICLALYNSTPRLGAISASNNEIMTRGTSHCLAEVEFAVNQGVYRAFWSMRRARNKPDGNLQPAEVELVEVASNKPIAAQIKKKDQLIESLTGLNFARFTKSMMLSQGQFAAFLQAKEADRAELLEELTGTEIYGQISQLVHQRFGDARDALNVLNAKTESLELLPEERINEINQQFSELQTQQTNLKSELTSLQAKRDWHNQVTQNQQRLEKLQQQKIQLENELAEKQPELTRLETAMPAQKLAVDLDRLALLNNAKQNQIASIESYQQQANTLVNEQAKVVELTHSLATKFDTAKQAQKELFELIDNQVTPLDNQLAHSKSKLSELNQRLENLYIQEKELIEALQQSESNIHNLEAEKQQLAASFDQTIDIEQFEHQLSEWLDEHAKLQLNAHSLQQQQNQLTELAESKTTLNQAIGEQQTGIAKEQTEREQHQLQVTQLQTQLSEFCDNSEIDVSEDTIESLKQALDKAKTAKQQQTQWQQITNEIFADKTQIKTLQSAQPELETQLASQNALLKAQQQSLDTSLRLQDAEAQLALLRQDLEEDTPCPLCGSAQHDLSHFEIGNTSGDENTHIATLKQEISDLQQNIIELSAALSSNAQQIDALNTAITRKTQQLDSIATTWGIEQIAISDETALLTFIAKTEQQLATALQNHEQVKIINTQLTEAQQAERELNHQIQLLAEKLNSTTEQLQNLTAKEQKLLTSFNEQQKAYQSALSELVYTINTSGYSCQEGGLANWFNEQKQQLNTLKTQHKKYQQVQQQLALAQQACNHLTQQQMDVAKQQRELKNQHETTQQKIAEQAHTRHKLFGDKSTATEKQQSEAHLEALHTEVKTAETHTQQIHAALTKLNGQLSEKQDQLNDTNVQLNELQTKLKKLLEQTPYATIEAAQQARLPADEFDKLAELKRQLDAALTLNSEQINTVENELKAQQTHEFNALNLNSQQLQSAFDELNETLGQTNQQLGLLSNQINENVARQEKLKDLKHELDLLNREYQDWHYLHGLIGSQKGDKFRKFAQGLTLDNLIYLANRQLEKLTGRYRLKRKEDQSLEMQIIDLWQGEQVRDTNTLSGGESFLVSLALALALSDLVSHKVSIDSLFLDEGFGTLDKETLDIALDALDNLHASGKTIGVISHIDAMKERIPVQIKVRKKSGLGISELDRTYKFDTIASEN
- a CDS encoding ion transporter yields the protein MFTAMQSQFQRIDDSKAFQAFVIFVIVVSALSVGAHTYALPVWMENLLLLLDKGITVFFAVEIAIRFIASKGPKAFFSKGWNIFDTIIVIGSLLPVAGSTVFIARLLRIFRVLRLVSMVPELRMLVNALIKAIPRMGYIALLMFVIFYIYAAVGSMMFSEINPTLWRDVSISMLTLFRVATFEDWTDVMYETMAVHPLSWIYYLSFIFLTAFIFLNMMVGVVLEVMTQEHDNFVKENTDELDEPATKGEVLELKAQIVELNKLLSERLK
- a CDS encoding EAL domain-containing protein, whose protein sequence is MQNKQKRILTILYFVCGITACALAYWLFGELVGVIVSIAVILFFLIFVFLQSPSLSLSKPSLKLLAKPEQQPLSVLTNNAYHVFALLCGGVNIDEVTLKKALERTFLSKQVSCKQLKAGRLSVTILCPQICDEIEFNKRFSEVLKTHINECEFGACLYREPCQQLNVYQLAELALAIAKTKQQSKSHVLKLNQTNLALLQYSLPEMINDILNRQFLLLFEPVFSVHGEALLFHHVGITIRHQKVGLCDAKQFLLGCLDSDKLLALDEHLLKQLIKTLAQDSSNDPVLLSIDAASWRSAGAIEKLISMVEKAGFSQIIRFAISESVLVNDYHHIDAQLYRVQKQGIGIVAECCHGALINLKSNVSFLSGAYIDEDVFQLPEVQQRALFNAISGFAESQHLQLFAAGIDAANQLAVLVEFQFVGASGNFFHQGEHNIALGLN
- the sbcD gene encoding exonuclease subunit SbcD, encoding MRIIHTSDWHLGQSFFNQSRQKEHHLLIKWLAEQVKTQQVDAVIIAGDIFDTGTPPSYARSLYSELILAMQAANCQLIVTAGNHDSVATLNEIKSLVKALNCHVVSQASEDVAEQIVAISKAEKTLGYVCAIPFLRSKDIVTSRADESIKEKQDNLAKGIYEHFENTFQAAQTLKADQDIPIIMTGHLTAVGASSSESVRDIYIGHLSGINAHQLPNANYIALGHIHGAQKVGKEGNVFYSGSPIALSFDELKHTKSVNLVEFNGQNVSQISQLEIPRFQAMQTIKGNLAEIKNALTVFAEQTETTWLSIEVTTDDYISDLQNTVLDLTKDLPVEVLQLKRARKHVAKLSQQKQENLSEITPLEVFEKRIALEEFTTDDELARKERLTQHFISLLNTAKGAQS